In a single window of the Sediminicoccus sp. KRV36 genome:
- the msrA gene encoding peptide-methionine (S)-S-oxide reductase MsrA — MEYATLGGGCFWCLDGAYRDVAGVHEVVSGYAGGHQVNPTYEQVCAKRTGHAEVVRIGFDPAVVSYADLLRMFFTLHDPTTKDRQGADVGPQYRSIIMAETPAQMQTAREVMAEVTAAGIWGAPLVTELVPASIFYPAEAEHQNYFALNPWSGYCRAVIAPKVSKFRKSFADRLRGAATHKVGA; from the coding sequence GGAATACGCAACTTTGGGTGGGGGCTGCTTCTGGTGCCTCGATGGCGCCTATCGCGACGTCGCGGGCGTGCATGAGGTGGTCTCGGGCTATGCTGGCGGGCATCAGGTGAACCCGACCTATGAGCAGGTCTGCGCCAAGCGCACCGGCCATGCCGAGGTGGTGCGCATCGGCTTCGACCCGGCCGTGGTCAGCTACGCCGATCTGCTGCGGATGTTCTTCACGCTGCATGACCCCACGACGAAGGACCGGCAGGGGGCGGATGTCGGCCCGCAATACCGCTCCATCATCATGGCCGAGACGCCGGCGCAGATGCAGACGGCGCGCGAGGTGATGGCCGAGGTGACGGCAGCCGGGATCTGGGGCGCGCCGCTGGTGACGGAACTCGTGCCGGCCAGCATCTTCTACCCGGCCGAGGCCGAGCATCAGAACTACTTCGCGCTCAACCCCTGGTCCGGCTATTGCCGCGCCGTGATCGCGCCGAAGGTCAGCAAGTTCCGCAAGAGCTTCGCGGACCGCCTGCGCGGCGCGGCCACCCACAAAGTGGGGGCCTGA
- the msrB gene encoding peptide-methionine (R)-S-oxide reductase MsrB, whose translation MFFGKKASATDFPIQRSEAEWRAELSPAAYKVLREHGTERAGTSPLNAEKRPGVFHCAGCDTPVFDADSKFESGTGWPSFTSPIPGNVGETEDNSFFMRRVEVHCAACGGHLGHVFPDGPAPTGLRYCMNGVSLAFKPA comes from the coding sequence ATGTTCTTCGGCAAGAAGGCCAGCGCCACGGATTTCCCGATCCAGCGCAGCGAGGCGGAATGGCGGGCGGAGCTTTCCCCCGCCGCCTACAAGGTGCTGCGCGAACACGGGACGGAGCGGGCCGGCACCTCGCCCCTCAACGCCGAGAAGCGGCCGGGCGTGTTTCATTGCGCTGGCTGCGACACACCGGTCTTCGACGCCGACAGCAAGTTCGAGAGCGGCACGGGCTGGCCCTCCTTCACCAGCCCCATCCCCGGCAATGTGGGCGAGACGGAGGATAACAGCTTCTTCATGCGCCGGGTCGAGGTGCATTGCGCGGCCTGCGGTGGCCATCTGGGCCATGTTTTCCCCGACGGGCCCGCACCCACCGGGCTGCGCTACTGCATGAACGGCGTCTCGCTGGCCTTCAAGCCGGCGTGA
- a CDS encoding YncE family protein produces MKASSAMWRAALLLLLSTTLPAHSDTVYVLNSGDASISVVDAVTRAETRRIPLLREAHHMVVSPDGRDLVVGDSGGNELFFLDPASGEIRRRERISNPYHLEYSPNGRYLVVASLRRDQIDIYDAATLALLQRFRQPDKPSHVAFSPDSRFVYVTLQGTGQVAAVDMVTRATLWIQEVGPEPAGIIWHRGKLLIGLMGRTDFVTLDPETREVRSAFQVGRGAHNVFPAPDGRTLYATSRVDSRIAEVDAETLEVRRVFDVPGGPDCIAFDADGRIYATLRWVGRVLVLDPQSGEQAQIRVGRSPHGIFVMPRRPGLGADFVFASAGAVSGSRPMAQPVAGGGAVARVAPAPLPSLGGDMAVRVNAGHPASYPARPSLR; encoded by the coding sequence GTGAAAGCCTCCTCCGCCATGTGGCGCGCCGCCCTGCTTCTACTGCTCAGCACCACCCTGCCGGCGCATTCCGACACGGTTTACGTCCTGAATTCGGGGGATGCCTCGATTTCGGTGGTGGATGCGGTGACGCGCGCGGAAACCCGCCGCATCCCCTTGCTGCGGGAGGCGCATCACATGGTGGTCAGCCCCGATGGGCGGGACCTGGTGGTGGGCGACAGCGGCGGCAACGAGCTGTTCTTCCTCGACCCCGCAAGCGGTGAAATCCGCCGGCGGGAGCGCATCAGCAACCCCTATCACCTGGAATACAGCCCCAATGGGCGCTACCTCGTGGTGGCCTCCCTGCGGCGGGACCAGATTGACATCTATGATGCCGCGACGCTGGCGCTGCTGCAGCGCTTCCGCCAGCCGGACAAGCCCAGCCACGTCGCCTTCAGCCCGGATAGCCGCTTCGTCTATGTCACGCTGCAAGGCACCGGGCAGGTGGCCGCGGTGGACATGGTGACGCGCGCCACGCTCTGGATCCAGGAGGTCGGCCCGGAACCGGCCGGCATCATCTGGCATCGCGGCAAATTGCTGATCGGGCTGATGGGCCGCACCGATTTCGTGACGCTGGACCCCGAAACGCGTGAGGTGCGCAGCGCCTTCCAGGTCGGCCGGGGCGCGCATAACGTGTTTCCCGCCCCGGATGGCCGCACGCTCTATGCCACCTCCCGCGTGGATAGCCGCATCGCCGAGGTGGATGCCGAGACGCTTGAAGTGCGGCGCGTGTTCGACGTTCCAGGCGGGCCCGACTGCATCGCCTTTGACGCCGATGGCCGCATCTACGCCACGCTGCGCTGGGTGGGCAGGGTCCTCGTGCTGGATCCGCAAAGCGGGGAGCAGGCGCAGATCCGCGTGGGGCGCAGCCCGCACGGGATTTTCGTGATGCCGCGACGGCCGGGCCTGGGGGCTGATTTCGTCTTTGCCTCGGCCGGTGCGGTCAGTGGCAGCCGGCCCATGGCGCAGCCCGTGGCCGGCGGCGGGGCCGTGGCGCGCGTGGCCCCGGCGCCCCTGCCCAGCCTGGGTGGTGACATGGCGGTGCGTGTGAATGCAGGGCACCCGGCGAGCTATCCGGCCCGCCCCTCACTGCGCTGA
- a CDS encoding polysaccharide deacetylase family protein, with translation MFARRAAGLGALAALASPAAAQLARPPIARGCTGTLYLTIDTGWSREAEVIAAAMARHGVRATLFIAQEPTFRGDRSLDPSWAPFWRARAAEGHAFASHTWRHWYFRGDPAPGRVTYASRRNEGQEVLDQPGLCAELSRPIEALRAMVPQAQVLPLWRAPGGIVTPGAVRMAAACGLRHQGWTANGFLGDELASEAQSNAALLRQNLARIRPGEVLVMHWGVRSRREPFGLIFEQLITGLLERGFCFAPLPPEGVR, from the coding sequence ATGTTCGCGCGCCGTGCCGCGGGTTTGGGCGCCCTGGCGGCGCTGGCCAGCCCTGCCGCCGCACAGCTGGCCCGCCCGCCCATCGCGCGCGGCTGCACGGGCACGCTCTACCTCACCATTGATACCGGCTGGTCGCGCGAGGCGGAGGTGATCGCCGCCGCCATGGCCCGGCATGGCGTGCGCGCCACGCTCTTCATCGCGCAGGAACCAACCTTCCGGGGGGATCGCAGCCTCGACCCATCCTGGGCGCCCTTCTGGCGGGCGCGCGCGGCGGAGGGGCACGCCTTCGCCAGCCACACCTGGCGGCACTGGTATTTCCGTGGCGATCCCGCACCCGGCCGCGTCACCTATGCCTCACGCCGCAATGAGGGGCAGGAGGTGCTGGACCAGCCCGGGCTCTGCGCCGAACTCTCGCGCCCCATCGAGGCGCTGCGCGCCATGGTGCCCCAGGCCCAGGTGCTGCCGCTCTGGCGCGCGCCGGGCGGCATCGTGACGCCGGGGGCGGTGCGCATGGCCGCCGCCTGCGGCCTGCGTCACCAGGGCTGGACGGCGAATGGCTTCCTGGGTGACGAACTCGCCTCCGAAGCGCAGTCCAACGCTGCCCTGCTGCGGCAGAACCTGGCGCGGATCCGCCCGGGCGAGGTGCTGGTGATGCATTGGGGCGTGCGCTCCCGCCGCGAGCCCTTTGGCCTGATCTTCGAGCAGCTCATCACCGGTTTGCTGGAGCGCGGCTTCTGCTTCGCCCCCCTCCCGCCGGAGGGCGTACGATGA